TGCCTTGCGAGACCGTGTCGCCGAACTCCCTTGTCGCGATGCGCTGGCCACCCGGCAGGGTCGCCCCGGGCAGTGCTACAGCCACCAGCAGGCCAGGCCTCACATTTGGTGCGCCGCACACCACGGTTGCGCTCGCATTACCCACCGCCACTGCGCACTTTTTCAGCGTGGGTGATCCATCGAGGGGCTCAACCCTCTCCACCTTGCCCACCACGATGTGCGCAAGGTCGCGGCGCACTGCCACCAGCGACTCAACCTCAAGGCCGAGTTGGGTCAAGGTGGCGGCCACTTCCTGTGGAGAGGCCGTCAGCGGCACATAGTCCTTAAGCCATGTGTAGGTAACTTTCACGAGACAACAGCCAGCGTCTGACTTAGAACTGCTGAAGGAAGCGAAAGTCGTTGTCGTAGAACAGACGGATGTCGTCCACCTGGTACATGAGCATGGCGATGCGCTCCACGCCCATGCCAAAGGCATAGCCGGTGTAGCGCTCCGAGTCGTAGCCCACGAAACGGAACACCTCTGGGTCGACCATACCGGCGCCGGAGATTTCCAGCCAGCCTGTGCCTTTGCACACGCGGCAGCCTTTCCCTCCACACATTATGCATGAGAAGTCATACTCTGCACTTGGCTCGGTGAACGGGAAAAAGCTCGGCCGAAAACGGATGCGCATCTCTGGCCCAAAAAGGCGCTTGGCAAACGTCTCCACCACACCTTTCAAGTCTGCAAAGCTCACCCCTTCGTCCACGCACAGGCCTTCCACCTGATGAAACACGGGCGAGTGGGTGGCGTCCGGCGTATCCTTCCTGTAGCACCTGCCGGGG
This region of Calditrichota bacterium genomic DNA includes:
- the pheS gene encoding phenylalanine--tRNA ligase subunit alpha; translated protein: CAEALEKRRQELAAEKAREEEPDYTLPGLMPFVGRRHPVLQVLDRIKEIFYGMGFTVEEGPEIEDDYHNFEALNFPPDHPSRDLQDTLYLSGQFLLRTHTSPVQIRTMERYRPPIRMIAPGRCYRKDTPDATHSPVFHQVEGLCVDEGVSFADLKGVVETFAKRLFGPEMRIRFRPSFFPFTEPSAEYDFSCIMCGGKGCRVCKGTGWLEISGAGMVDPEVFRFVGYDSERYTGYAFGMGVERIAMLMYQVDDIRLFYDNDFRFLQQF